The Syngnathoides biaculeatus isolate LvHL_M chromosome 6, ASM1980259v1, whole genome shotgun sequence genome has a window encoding:
- the yars2 gene encoding tyrosine--tRNA ligase, mitochondrial, whose amino-acid sequence MAASMARVCRYVLRHTSCVPPTSNFALKCKFHGSVSVRNGLLRGLYKRGIVKESFPDDAAHERLPDLLRSGAQTVYCGFDPTADSLHVGNLLALIGLLHFRSAGHHALALLGGATARIGDPSGKTSEREQLSADVVEANTRRIRETIHRIFINHELHFHDGSKTPGTVTVLNNLSWYKDWNVVRFLSEIGRHFRMGTMLSRHSVQSRLRSSEGMSLTEFTYQAFQAYDFHHLNQIYGCKIQLGGTDQLGNLMSGHDFIHKVSNEEVYGLTLPLVTSSSGDKLGKTAGNAVWLDRDRTSPFELYQFFLRQPDADVERYLKLFTFLPLAEVESLMEQQRADPGKRLAHKRLAAEVTKLVHGKEGLESAKRCTNTLYHSSVKALEQMSDFELQELFREAPFHELLLEPGTTVIDACQLVKAIPEGPKGYRMVSEGAVWLNHQRTDKPEQVLIPKLHILANGLTLVRVGKKNFYIIKWLGL is encoded by the exons ATGGCGGCGTCCATGGCCCGGGTCTGCCGCTATGTTTTACGACACACGTCTTGCGTTCCGCCGACGTCAAATTTCGCACTGAAATGTAAATTTCACGGTTCTGTCTCGGTGCGCAACGGGCTGCTGCGCGGTCTTTACAAACGCGGAATCGTCAAGGAGTCTTTCCCGGATGACGCGGCGCACGAACGACTCCCCGACTTGCTGCGCTCCGGCGCTCAGACCGTGTACTGCGGCTTCGACCCCACGGCCGACAGCCTCCACGTCGGCAACCTGCTCGCCCTTATCGGCCTGCTGCACTTCCGGAGCGCCGGCCACCACGCGCTGGCCTTACTCGGCGGGGCCACGGCGCGGATCGGCGACCCCAGCGGGAAAACGAGCGAACGCGAGCAGCTGTCCGCGGACGTCGTGGAAGCGAACACCCGCCGCATCCGCGAGACCATCCACAGGATCTTCATCAACCACGAGTTGCACTTCCACGACGGCTCCAAGACGCCGGGGACCGTGACCGTGCTGAACAACCTGAGCTGGTATAAAGACTGGAACGTGGTGAGATTCCTGTCGGAGATCGGGAGGCACTTCCGCATGGGCACCATGCTGAGCCGCCACAGCGTCCAGTCCAGGCTGCGCAGCTCGGAGGGGATGAGCCTGACCGAGTTCACCTACCAGGCCTTCCAGGCTTACGACTTCCACCACCTGAACCAAATCTACGGCTGCAAGATCCAGCTCGGGGGCACCGACCAGCTGGGCAACCTCATGTCCGGCCACGACTTCATccacaa GGTGAGCAACGAGGAGGTCTACGGCCTCACCCTCCCGCTGGTCACCAGCTCGTCGGGGGACAAGCTGGGCAAGACGGCGGGGAACGCCGTGTGGCTGGACCGCGACAGGACGTCTCCCTTCGAGCTCTACCAGTTTTTCCTCCGCCAGCCTGACGCCGACGTGGAAAG GTACCTGAAGCTGTTCACCTTTCTGCCTCTGGCCGAGGTAGAAAGCCTGATGGAGCAGCAGAGAGCCGATCCGGGGAAACGGCTGGCGCATAAACGGCTGGCGGCGGAGGTGACGAAGCTGGTGCATGGGAAGGAGGGCCTCGAGAGCGCCAAGAG atgcACCAACACTTTGTACCACAGCAGCGTGAAGGCGCTGGAGCAGATGAGCGACTTTGAGCTGCAGGAGCTCTTCCGAGAGGCTCCCTTCCACGAGCTGCTCCTGGAGCCGGGGACCACCGTCATCGACGCGTGCCAACTGGTCAAAGCCATCCCAGAGGGTCCCAAAGG GTACCGGATGGTTTCGGAAGGAGCGGTGTGGCTCAACCACCAGCGGACGGACAAACCGGAGCAGGTGCTGATCCCCAAGCTCCACATTCTGGCCAACGGACTCACGCTGGTCCGAGTGGGCAAGAAGAACTTCTATATCATCAAATGGCTCGGTCTCTGA
- the cdkn1bb gene encoding cyclin dependent kinase inhibitor 1Bb, giving the protein MSDVRLSSGSPTLERSEPRSSGHPKPSACRNLFGSVDHDELRRDLMGHLRDLEKAAAAKWSFDFASDDPLESDGGFRWEPVDCGEVPDFYTRPPRPGRGATENNRVDVNGNHRRVVAEPGEDERAGGPASCPEQCTALRKRPACHEPSTQSKRTHSSPAECPNRSRSAEHTPRKSSGSPARQT; this is encoded by the exons atgtccgatGTTCGACTATCCAGCGGGAGCCCGACGTTGGAGCGGAGCGAGCCGCGCTCGTCCGGGCACCCGAAGCCGTCGGCCTGCCGCAACCTCTTCGGCTCGGTGGACCACGACGAGCTCCGGCGGGATTTAATGGGACACCTGCGGGATTTGGAGAAGGCCGCCGCCGCCAAGTGGAGCTTCGACTTCGCCTCGGACGACCCGCTGGAAAGCGACGGCGGCTTCCGCTGGGAGCCGGTGGACTGCGGAGAGGTGCCGGACTTTTACACGCGGCCGCCGCGGCCGGGGCGGGGGGCTACGGAGAACAACCGCGTGGATGTAAACGGAAACCACCGCCGTGTCGTCGCGGAGCCCGGCGAGGACGAACGGGCCGGCGGGCCCGCGTCGTGCCCGGAGCAGTGCACCGCGTTGAGGAAGAGACCTGCCTGTCACG AGCCCTCAACCCAAAGTAAGAGGACGCACAGCAGTCCGGCCGAGTGTCCGAACCGGAGCCGTTCCGCCGAACACACGCCCAGAAAGAGCAGCGGAAGCCCGGCGAGGCAAACGTGA